A genomic stretch from Candidatus Thiothrix anitrata includes:
- a CDS encoding SLATT domain-containing protein has protein sequence MPSSETTELLQKMVLEIQRIEEDCTYSYKGHFNAAEDWKSWNLVLGLPAAVVTAIAGATAFADQAFWAGILASIGTALTATLTFLKPSDHASTHKSFGDQFLALRNAARIFREIELIGIEGQDPQALKKRLLELSIRKDELNQTAPVIPRKAYELARKDIEEGRHQHAVDQ, from the coding sequence ATGCCATCATCGGAAACGACCGAATTGCTGCAAAAGATGGTGTTGGAAATCCAACGCATTGAAGAAGACTGCACTTATTCCTACAAAGGGCATTTCAATGCAGCGGAAGACTGGAAAAGTTGGAACCTTGTTTTGGGGCTTCCAGCCGCAGTAGTAACAGCCATTGCCGGAGCTACCGCCTTTGCGGATCAAGCCTTCTGGGCTGGAATTTTAGCCAGCATCGGCACAGCCTTGACGGCAACATTGACCTTTTTAAAACCCTCTGATCATGCGTCTACCCATAAATCGTTTGGCGACCAATTTCTTGCCTTACGCAACGCAGCACGAATTTTCCGCGAAATAGAGTTGATTGGTATTGAAGGGCAAGACCCGCAAGCTTTGAAAAAACGTTTGCTGGAGTTATCTATCCGTAAGGATGAGTTGAATCAAACTGCACCAGTGATACCGCGCAAAGCCTATGAACTAGCACGCAAAGACATTGAAGAAGGGCGGCATCAGCACGCGGTTGATCAATAA
- the cas6 gene encoding CRISPR system precrRNA processing endoribonuclease RAMP protein Cas6 — MLAETTASRLTFAEYRFLFRAVDVIDFPEFTGSLWRGAFGHALRHLHCCGQEPHTDDCLYARIFEPQMPEVREDAGILKTIATFPVPYVFRVQRQQARRLNPGDWFSVKLLLVAHANHYVRPIIEAMQLAGQGGLGKGYGRAMLQEVVQLPVSGNASVIYADDIFFRAAPLEAVICPEPATSARIHFITPVNLGDHGDSFVVERFLMGVVRRVSLLHQFYTDAPLAADFSELKHQAPHIRHKANVWSGGWQRYSSRQQREQPVRGWLGDIFLQGGNLADFWSYLYLGQWLHTGKSTNMGLGRYELQRVLLDT, encoded by the coding sequence ATGCTTGCTGAAACCACCGCATCCAGACTCACGTTCGCTGAATACCGTTTTTTGTTTAGAGCGGTAGATGTTATTGATTTTCCTGAGTTTACAGGTTCGTTATGGCGCGGTGCATTCGGTCATGCGTTGCGCCACCTGCATTGCTGTGGGCAAGAACCCCATACCGATGATTGCTTGTATGCACGAATTTTCGAGCCACAAATGCCGGAAGTGCGCGAAGACGCAGGTATTTTAAAAACCATTGCCACTTTTCCCGTGCCTTATGTGTTTCGAGTGCAACGCCAGCAAGCACGTCGGCTCAACCCCGGCGATTGGTTTTCCGTCAAACTGTTGTTGGTGGCACACGCGAATCATTATGTACGCCCGATCATTGAAGCCATGCAACTAGCGGGGCAGGGTGGTTTGGGTAAGGGCTATGGTCGGGCAATGTTGCAAGAAGTCGTGCAATTGCCAGTGAGTGGCAATGCCAGTGTGATTTACGCTGATGATATTTTCTTCCGTGCAGCCCCCTTGGAAGCGGTGATTTGCCCTGAACCGGCGACTTCCGCCCGTATTCACTTTATTACCCCCGTTAACCTTGGCGATCACGGCGACAGCTTTGTGGTGGAACGCTTTTTGATGGGTGTGGTGCGGCGCGTTTCCTTGCTACATCAGTTTTACACCGATGCGCCATTGGCTGCGGATTTCAGTGAACTCAAGCATCAAGCACCTCATATCCGTCATAAAGCCAATGTTTGGTCGGGTGGCTGGCAGCGTTACTCCTCACGCCAACAGCGGGAACAGCCAGTGCGGGGTTGGTTGGGTGATATTTTTTTACAAGGCGGAAATTTGGCGGACTTTTGGTCATACTTATACCTTGGACAATGGTTGCACACGGGTAAAAGTACCAACATGGGGTTGGGGCGTTATGAGTTGCAACGGGTTTTACTGGATACATAA
- a CDS encoding HAD family hydrolase, producing the protein MDVVVFDIDGCITSGKGCVTSSLLLAALSDEVLSKEKIYTLCTGRSAPYVEAIAQVIGIDQWCVCENGAYLYHPKTDEIIYNPLIKSEALAALLLLNQLFRQEQYRNVCKIELGKEVCISLNPLNISVEALFEMVAKESDPNLLYVNHSASAVDITPKGVDKGTGLKLLAQIVGFNLSDVLAVGDSSGDLPFMKLSGKTACPANASDVVKMIADYISPYPTTEGVVDILRHDCDNAIK; encoded by the coding sequence ATGGATGTTGTTGTTTTTGATATAGATGGTTGCATTACAAGTGGGAAAGGATGTGTTACATCTTCTCTTTTGCTTGCCGCACTTAGTGATGAGGTGTTGAGCAAAGAAAAAATTTATACGCTCTGCACTGGTCGTTCGGCTCCGTATGTAGAAGCTATAGCGCAAGTGATTGGTATAGATCAGTGGTGTGTTTGCGAAAATGGGGCGTATTTATATCATCCAAAAACGGATGAGATTATTTATAACCCTTTAATAAAGAGCGAAGCCTTGGCTGCATTGCTCTTGCTCAATCAGCTTTTTCGTCAAGAGCAATATAGAAATGTTTGTAAAATAGAATTAGGTAAAGAAGTTTGTATTAGCTTAAATCCGTTGAATATTTCAGTTGAGGCATTGTTTGAAATGGTCGCCAAGGAAAGTGACCCTAATCTTTTGTATGTTAATCACTCTGCATCTGCGGTGGACATCACACCAAAAGGTGTAGATAAAGGCACCGGTTTGAAATTATTGGCTCAGATAGTAGGTTTTAACCTATCTGATGTATTAGCTGTTGGTGATTCTTCCGGTGATTTACCGTTCATGAAGCTATCTGGTAAAACAGCTTGCCCTGCCAATGCCAGTGATGTCGTCAAAATGATTGCCGATTATATCAGCCCTTACCCAACGACAGAGGGTGTGGTAGATATTCTGCGTCATGACTGTGATAACGCCATTAAATAG